From Rutidosis leptorrhynchoides isolate AG116_Rl617_1_P2 chromosome 3, CSIRO_AGI_Rlap_v1, whole genome shotgun sequence, a single genomic window includes:
- the LOC139899988 gene encoding fasciclin-like arabinogalactan protein 15: MVSKSNASNYDAFKLLFFFTIVLNAAALQTQNPKSNSTQINSNSVLVALLDSHYTELSELVEKALLLQTLEQAVSNHNITIFAPNNEALERQMDPEFKRFLLQPGNLKSLQNLLLFHIIPSRVGSDQWPGHEDVLSTPAHYKTLCVDEIDNHLPLTRGKSGEKIVGGLAKVIRPDDVTRPDGLIHGIERLLVPRSVQEEFNKRRSLTSISAVLPEGAPVVDPRTHRLKKPAAPAPAGSPPVLAVYDAMAPGPSLAPAPAPGPGGPRHHFDGESQVKDFIQTLLHYGGYNELADILVNLTSLATEMGKLVSEGYVLTVLAPNDEAMGRLTTEQLSDPGAPEQIMYYHLIPEYQTEESMYNSVRRFGKVQYDTLRLPHKVVAEEADGSVKFGSGDGSAYLFDPDIYTDGRISVQGIDGVLFAPVEKETEKVTVTAPKVVAKQRRAKLLEVACSIAGTFGHFTSCY; this comes from the exons ATGGTTTCTAAGTCGAATGCATCAAATTATGATGCATTCAAGCTGCTATTTTTCTTCACAATCGTACTCAATGCAGCCGCATTACAAACACAAAACCCTAAATCAAATTCTACACAAATAAATTCGAATTCAGTTCTTGTTGCGTTACTCGATTCACACTACACCGAGTTATCAGAGCTCGTTGAGAAAGCACTTCTATTACAAACCCTAGAACAAGCTGTTTCAAATCACAATATTACTATATTCGCACCGAATAATGAAGCTTTGGAAAGACAAATGGATCCTGAATTTAAACGCTTCTTACTTCAACCCGGTAACCTCAAATCGTTGCAAAATTTGTTGCTTTTTCACATCATTCCATCTCGGGTCGGGTCGGACCAATGGCCGGGTCATGAGGATGTATTATCAACGCCAGCTCATTACAAGACGCTTTGTGTCGATGAAATTGATAACCATTTGCCGTTGACCCGCGGAAAATCCGGTGAGAAAATAGTCGGTGGTCTAGCGAAGGTGATCCGACCCGATGACGTCACTCGACCCGACGGATTGATCCACGGGATTGAGAGACTACTTGTGCCAAGATCTGTTCAAGAGGAATTCAACAAACGACGTAGTTTGACTTCAATATCCGCTGTTTTACCCGAAGGAGCCCCGGTTGTGGATCCGAGAACACACCGTTTAAAAAAACCGGCTGCACCTGCACCAGCTGGTTCACCACCTGTTCTTGCGGTTTACGACGCGATGGCACCGGGTCCGTCACTAGCTCCAGCTCCTGCACCCGGACCCGGAGGTCCACGTCATCATTTTGACGGTGAAAGTCAAGTCAAGGACTTTATCCAAACTTTACTGCATTACGGTGGGTATAATGAACTAGCTGACATTTTAGTTAACTTAACGTCGTTAGCAACGGAAATGGGTAAACTCGTTTCTGAAGGTTATGTTTTAACGGTGTTAGCACCTAACGATGAAGCAATGGGTCGGTTAACAACCGAACAGTTAAGTGATCCGGGTGCACCCGAACAAATAATGTATTATCATTTAATACCCGAATATCAAACGGAAGAAAGTATGTATAATTCGGTTCGAAGGTTCGGTAAGGTGCAATATGATACATTAAGGTTACCGCATAAAGTGGTGGCGGAAGAAGCTGATGGGTCAGTTAAGTTTGGGTCGGGTGACGGGTCGGCTTATTTATTCGACCCAGATATATATACTGATGGAAGGATATCGGTACAAGGTATTGATGGGGTGTTATTCGCACCGGTTGAAAAGGAAACGGAAAAAGTAACGGTAACGGCGCCTAAGGTTGTGGCTAAGCAAAGAAGAG CGAAATTGTTGGAAGTGGCATGTTCGATAGCTGGAACATTCGGACATTTTACAAGTTGTTATTGA